A stretch of the Conger conger chromosome 3, fConCon1.1, whole genome shotgun sequence genome encodes the following:
- the LOC133124462 gene encoding uncharacterized protein LOC133124462 has protein sequence MAPHTLLLLLALVTGTSCSRFTGGLMGYYPKGRDMHGNYQVDLRFKDSFLGSCRLQNPWSCYTGDCGTVASTQISTVFSGTEACQNEGILTLNVTTNKPFEMHYSSCCWVGNEETNSGRWNLVSHVDLGIRSDTRAPNRSPLMTILPVISLAKNCPATIKLLSHDQDGDRVRCRFENNGSCSVCASHAQFHLDEETCELHYRGNAATGTHVFEIAVEDFPRKNIWLSYSDGTQKVKHPLPSTPSSSVTPISKIPLQFVIKVKPSLQNCTAGLLLPALVDPSPQYGDILNAAVDKPLEIHIAAQAQQSKLTDIVVTGPLRIFNIFDIESGEMITKWAPTDRDVGDHFPVCFSAESQSGDHVYHSAMRCVIVRVVPKMGEATVVCNEKTMTIAVERSLVHGLNGTSLSLLDPSCTVSSNNTHVFAITPLDGCGTLTNGTGENVTFSNELKKIEKAGSIMTRTEDVEIEFSCTYCKKGGVSTYFKARKLGMMYAEDGFGKFSFEFQFFHSQHYEINVDPSTYPIEVRLKEMIYMEIKSKSSLQNTVLFVESCKATPEDGPNHATFYSIIDNGCNMDKTLQVYPSQSNEFRFGMQAFKFIGMHTEVYISCSVMLCLAGDPNTRCAQGCISQSHVAKRSVPGQTVSHDIMQGPLRLKRSLYDEGLRVLNAPIVYINTNVLAVTFLAAVALVCAVLVYKIKKSSVGYKQLPSPNIEAVNTDMSE, from the exons ATGGCtccccacacactgctgctactcCTGGCTCTGGTCACTGGCACATCCTGCTCACGGTTCACAGGTGGCCTTATGGGCTACTACCCAAAGGGACGAGACATGCATGGAAACTATCAG GTGGATCTGCGGTTCAAGGACAGCTTCCTGGGCTCCTGTAGGCTTCAGAACCCCTGGAGCTGCTACACTGGGGACTGCGGGACCGTTGCTTCAACTCAAATTAGCACTGTATTCAGTGGAACCGAGGCTTGTCAAAATGAGGGAATCCTGACCCTTAATGTGACAACGAACAAGCCTTTTGAAATGCA CTACAGTTCATGTTGCTGGGTGGGGAATGAAGAGACTAATTCTGGCCGCTGGAATTTGGTGTCACATGTGGATCTGGGAATCAGGTCAGACACAAGAGCTCCAAATAGATCTCCACTAATGACTATCCTGCCAGTTATCAg tCTTGCAAAGAACTGTCCTGCCACAATCAAACTGTTGAGTCATGACCAGGATGGAGACCGGGTCAGATGTAGATTTGAAAATAATGgtagctgtagtgtgtgtgcttccCACGCACAATTCCACCTGGATGAA GAGACCTGTGAGCTGCATTACCGTGGCAATGCTGCCACTGGTACCCATGTGTTTGAAATTGCTGTGGAGGACTTTCCCAGAAAAAATATCTGGCTATCTTACTCTGATGGAACTCAAAAAGTAAAACACCCACTGCCTTCAACTCCCAGTAGCTCTGTAACACCAATAAGCAAGATTCCTTTACAATTTGTTATCAAGG tgAAGCCGTCATTGCAGAACTGTACTGCAGGCTTGCTCTTACCTGCTCTTGTGGATCCAAGTCCACAATATGGAGACATCTTGAATGCCGCAGTCGACAAGCCCCTGGAAATCCACATTGCTGCACAGGCTCAACAGTCAAA GCTTACTGACATAGTGGTGACTGGGCCTTTAAGGATCTTTAACATCTTTGATATTGAATCTGGTGAAATGATCACAAAATGGGCGCCAACAGACAGAGATGTGGGTGACCATTTTCCTGTCTGCTTCAGTGCAGAGTCCCAAAGTGG GGACCATGTCTACCATTCAGCAATGCGATGTGTCATTGTGAGGGTTGTACCtaaaatgg GTGAAGCCACCGTGGTTTGCAATGAGAAAACCATGACAATTGCAGTTGAGAGGTCCTTAGTCCATGGATTGAATGGAACTTCCCTAAGCCTCCTCGACCCGTCATGCACAGTGTCTTCCAATAACACCCATGTGTTCGCCATCACCCCCCTGGACGGCTGTGGGACACTCACTAAT GGGACAGGTGAAAATGTCACCTTCAGTAATGAACTTAAGAAGATAGAAAAAGCTGGCAGTATCATGACTAGGACAGAGGACGTGGAGATTGAGTTCTCGTGTACCTACTGTAAAAAGGGGGGTGTATCTACATACTTCAAGGCACGCAAACTTGGCATGATGTATGCAGAGGATGGCTTTGGCAAGTTCTCCTTTGAGTTCCAGTTCTTCCACAGTCagcattatgaaataaatgtggACCCCAGTACTTACCCCATCGAAGTAAGGCTGAAGGAAATGATCTACAtggaaatcaaatcaaaatcctCCCTTCAAAACACCGTGCTCTTTGTGGAGTCCTGCAAAGCCACCCCAGAAGATGGCCCCAACCACGCCACATTTTACAGCATCATTGACAATGG CTGTAACATGGATAAAACTCTGCAAGTGTATCCATCTCAGAGCAATGAATTCCGCTTTGGAATGCAAGCGTTCAAATTCATTGGGATGCACACTGAG GTGTACATCAGCTGCTCAGTCATGCTGTGTCTGGCTGGAGATCCTAACACAAGGTGTGCACAAGGGTGCATCAGTCAGAGCCATGTTGCTAAGAGATCTGTGCCTGGACAGACTGTCAGTCACGACATAATGCAGGGCCCATTGCGGCTGAAGAGGAGCTTGTATGATGAAG GTCTCCGTGTTCTCAATGCTCCCATTGTATACATCAACACGAATGTCCTGGCTGTAACCTTCCTGGCTGCCGTGGcccttgtgtgtgcagtgctggtCTACAAGATAAAGAAGTCAAGCGTCGGTTACAAACAACTTCCCTCCCCTAACATCGAGGCAGTGAACACAGATATGTCAGAATAA